A stretch of the Xiphias gladius isolate SHS-SW01 ecotype Sanya breed wild chromosome 21, ASM1685928v1, whole genome shotgun sequence genome encodes the following:
- the LOC120783421 gene encoding cytochrome b-c1 complex subunit 1, mitochondrial → MAASLCRIGSTVGRALAKTRSPILLSLRRGQASVSYAQSLVGAPETHLTTLDNGLRVASEETGHATCTVGLWISAGSRYESEKNNGAGFFLEHMAFKGTKNHPQTALEQQVESMGAHLSAYTSREHTAYYMKTLAKDLPKAVELLSEVVQSCSLNEAEIEQQRGVVLRELEEVEGNLQEVCLDMLHATAFQGTPLGHSVLGPSDNARTLTRQDLVDYINSHYKAPRMVLAAAGGVNHDELVTLAKSHFSGVSFEYEGDAVPLLSPCRFTGSEIRMRDDGLPLAHVAIAVEGASAASPDIVPLMVANSIIGSYDLTYGGGKHLSSRLARLAVEENLCHSFQAFHSSYSDTGLLGIYFVADKHYIDDMMHWSQNAWMNLCTTVTESDVARGKNALKASLVGQLNGTTPICDDIGRHILNYSRRIPLAEWDARIDAVTPRMVRDVCSKYIYDKCPAVAAVGPVEQLPDYNRMRSAMYWLRF, encoded by the exons ATGGCGGCGTCTTTGTGCCGAATCGGGAGCACCGTGGGTCGTGCCCTCGCCAAAACCCGCAGT CCCATCCTGCTGTCTCTGAGGCGTGGGCAGGCCTCAGTCAGCTATGCTCAGAGCCTGGTGGGAGCCCCTGAAACCCACCTCACTACCCTGGACAATGGTTTGAGGGTCGCATCTGAGGAGACTGGACATGCCACATGCACT GTTGGACTGTGGATCAGTGCTGGCAGTCGCTATGAGAGTGAGAAGAACAATGGAGCAGGCTTCTTCCTGGAGCACATGGCCTTCAAG GGAACAAAGAACCACCCTCAGACAGCCCTAGAGCAGCAAGTGGAGTCAATGGGGGCTCACCTGAGTGCCTACACCTCTCGGGAGCACACTGCGTACTACATGAAGACCCTGGCCAAAGACTTGCCCAAAG CCGTGGAGTTGCTGTCAGAGGTGGTCCAGAGCTGCTCGCTGAATGAGGCAGAAATCGAGCAGCAGAGAGGTGTGGTGCTGCGCGAGCTAGAGGAAGTTGAGGGCAACCTGCAGGAAGTCTGCCTTGATATGCTGCATGCCACAGCCTTCCAGGGCACTCCTCTAGGACACAGCGTGCTGGGACCCTCTGACAATGCTAG GACACTGACCCGCCAGGACCTAGTGGATTACATCAACAGCCATTACAAGGCCCCTCGCATGGtgctggctgctgctggag GTGTGAACCATGATGAGCTGGTCACTTTGGCCAAGTCTCATTTCAGCGGAGTGTCTTTTGAGTACGAGGGAGATGCCGTCCCTTTGTTGTCACCCTGCCGATTTACAGGCAGTGAG ATTCGTATGCGTGACGATGGTTTGCCTCTGGCACACGTTGCCATCGCTGTCGAGGGGGCCAGTGCTGCCAGCCCAGACATCGTGCCTCTCATGGTGGCCAACTCCATCATTGGCAGCTATGACCTCACCTACGGCGGTGGAAAG CATCTGAGTAGTCGTCTGGCTCGCCTGGCAGTGGAGGAGAACCTTTGTCACAGCTTCCAGGCCTTCCACTCCTCCTACAGCGACACCGGCCTGCTGGGCATTTACTTTGTGGCTGATAAACATTACATCGACGACATGATGCACTGGTCCCAGAATGCCTG GATGAACCTGTGTACCACCGTGACGGAGAGTGATGTAGCCAGAGGCAAGAATGCTCTGAAGGCCAGCCTGGTTGGACAGCTCAATG GTACAACACCAATTTGTGATGACATCGGCAGACACATCCTGAACTACAGCCGGCGTATTCCTCTGGCCGAGTGGGACGCTCGGATTGAT GCCGTCACCCCCAGAATGGTTCGTGACGTCTGCTCCAAATATATCTACGATAAGTGTCCTGCTGTGGCAGCTGTCG GCCCCGTTGAGCAGCTACCCGACTACAACAGAATGCGCAGTGCCATGTACTGGCTCAGATTTTAA
- the LOC120783224 gene encoding urocortin-3-like, with product MRSVRVCFCLALLLPWCVQSQRSRPALAQLNEDTQRDVLAFDVLNRSGALNSLLRSEQHTVLRRARAPHPASQVPKRAQQGSRFALSLDVPTSILSVLIDLAKNQDMRTKAAANAELMARIGKRK from the coding sequence ATGagaagtgtgcgtgtgtgtttctgcctggctctgctgctgccttGGTGTGTCCAGAGTCAGAGGAGCCGTCCTGCTCTTGCCCAACTCAATGAAGACACCCAGAGGGATGTGCTGGCCTTTGACGTCCTGAACCGCAGCGGTGCGTTGAACTCATTGCTCCGGTCAGAGCAACACACAGTGCTCAGGCGGGCACGAGCCCCACACCCAGCCTCCCAGGTGCCCAAAAGAGCCCAGCAGGGGTCTCGCTTCGCCCTGTCCCTCGATGTTCCCACCAGCATCCTCAGTGTCCTCATAGACCTGGCCAAGAACCAGGACATGAGGACCAAGGCTGCAGCGAATGCAGAACTAATGGCACGGATAGgcaagaggaaatga
- the cidec gene encoding cell death activator CIDE-3 — protein MRSQMDYAMKSLTLLTPSSLSKCVTASVSASASMTQQLLSGRAPRPKPFRVTNADRGVKKGIMADALEDLMNKVSDSLGVACISALVLDEDGTGVDTEEFFQTLPDNTVLMVLEKGQKWTPHSNSPPRDPLRERGLLHRTDVARLTFDLYKNNPKDFIGCLNVKATLYGVYSLSYDVRCYAAKKMLKEALRWTIFSMQATGHILLGSSCYIEQLLEEEEQAEKGLALPQESRIRQLQSMLLGKSSS, from the exons ATGCGCTCTCAGATGGATTATGCTATGAAGTCTCTCACCCTTTTGACCCCGTCCTCCCTCTCCAA gTGTGTGACAGCCAGCGTGTCAGCCAGCGCTTCCATGACCCAGCAGCTCCTGTCGGGTCGAGCTCCTCGGCCGAAGCCCTTCAGAGTCACAAATGCCGACCGCGGCGTGAAGAAGGGCATCATGGCAGATGCGCTAGAAGACCTGATGAACAAG GTCAGCGACTCGCTGGGTGTAGCGTGCATCAGCGCGTTGGTGCTGGATGAAGACGGCACAGGCGTGGACACAGAGGAGTTCTTCCAGACGCTGCCTGATAACACTGTCCTCATGGTCCTGGAGAAAGGACAGAAGTGGACCCCACATTCA AACAGCCCCCCCAGAGATCCGCTCAGGGAGCGCGGGCTGCTGCATCGGACAGATGTGGCCAGGCTGACGTTTGACCTCTACAAGAACAACCCCAAGGATTTCATCGGCTGCCTGAACGTGAAAGCAACCCTGTATGGTGTTTATTCTCTCTCCTACGATGTGCGCTGTTATGCTGCTAAAAAGATGTTGAA AGAGGCTCTGCGATGGACCATCTTCTCCATGCAGGCCACAGGCCACATCCTGCTCGGCTCCTCCTGCTACATCgagcagctgctggaggaggaggagcaagCGGAGAAGGGCCTGGCGCTGCCACAGGAAAGCAGGATCAGGCAGCTGCAGAGCATGCTGCTGGGAAAGAGCTCCTCCTGA